A region from the Sandaracinus amylolyticus genome encodes:
- a CDS encoding 2Fe-2S iron-sulfur cluster-binding protein, giving the protein MTKVRFLPSGYECDVKVGTALVDTCDEHPEAEVPFSCRSASCGTCRVRVKEGMALLSKPQDDELDVLEVFGDGKDVRLCCQINVVGEGKITLEVVEPE; this is encoded by the coding sequence ATGACCAAGGTCCGTTTCCTGCCGTCCGGCTACGAGTGCGACGTGAAGGTGGGCACTGCCCTCGTGGACACGTGTGACGAGCATCCCGAGGCCGAGGTGCCGTTCTCGTGTCGCTCCGCGAGCTGCGGAACGTGCCGCGTGCGCGTGAAGGAGGGCATGGCGCTCCTCAGCAAGCCGCAGGACGACGAGCTCGACGTGCTCGAGGTGTTCGGCGACGGCAAGGACGTGCGCCTCTGCTGCCAGATCAACGTGGTCGGCGAGGGGAAGATCACGCTCGAGGTCGTCGAGCCGGAGTGA